In Uranotaenia lowii strain MFRU-FL chromosome 2, ASM2978415v1, whole genome shotgun sequence, one genomic interval encodes:
- the LOC129743247 gene encoding uncharacterized protein LOC129743247 gives MDPSTNLDNTMCPTTWDEILEKEVPYKEAVGCLTYLAQGTRPDISFAVNQVSQFCSNPGRPHWEAVKKLFKYLKETVSNLSKTAEQDLVGCSDADYGGDPDSRKSTTGNVFTMMGGAVSWKVKRQATVALS, from the coding sequence ATGGATCCAAGTACGAATCTGGACAATACGATGTGCCCAACCACGTGGGATGAAATTCTAGAGAAGGAGGTTCCGTACAAGGAAGCTGTTGGTTGCCTGACATATTTGGCTCAAGGAACGAGGCCGGATATTAGTTTCGCCGTGAACCAGGTCAGCCAATTCTGCAGTAACCCTGGTCGCCCACACTGGGAAGCTGTGAAAAAGCTATTCAAGTATCTGAAGGAAACCGTTTCCAACTTATCGAAGACAGCCGAACAGGATCTAGTTGGATGTTCGGATGCGGATTATGGAGGAGATCCTGATAGCCGAAAATCGACAACTGGCAATGTTTTCACCATGATGGGAGGAGCTGTGTCATGGAAAGTGAAGCGGCAAGCAACTGTTGCGTTGTCTTAA
- the LOC129744687 gene encoding guanine nucleotide-binding protein subunit beta-like protein 1, giving the protein MALLPPDPVYCLKSPDLSSYNSLCFHTAERLHAGTTKGTVQLWDMQTNRSSYQLSVGTSPIINVAHTDDALITQEKEGYVKLWELTNSAYVLRHEVCTDHVGFCRFLYHGSPQRDQANAPSVIIPKSGSNISILCGRTFTERQLLSVTGSGAIQSKLPPLGTVMCFLPVELKSTTYLLAGYESGVLILWDLNTSKPLSQVQLGASDECLMALDYDPVTNRGVCGGSSDRIIIFSIDRQSMGICKKSEICIKNKGVHRLRIRKDLKVFASGGWDGRIRVFSWKSLRPLAVLTEHKGELMDIVYSDEKVYMWKAVIMAAAGSDGQISLWDLYN; this is encoded by the exons ATGGCACTGCTTCCACCGGATCCAGTCTACTGCCTCAAGTCTCCGGATCTGAGTTCGTATAACTCGTTATGCTTCCATACGGCGGAGCGACTACATGCTGGTACAACCAAAGGAACGGTCCAGTTGTGGGATATGCAG ACAAACCGATCGTCATATCAGCTTTCGGTCGGGACGAGTCCCATAATTAACGTAGCTCACACGGACGACGCCCTGATAACGCAGGAAAAAGAAGGCTACGTTAAGCTATGGGAGTTAACCAACTCGGCGTACGTCCTCCGTCATGAGGTCTGCACAGACCACGTAGGATTCTGCCGTTTTCTCTACCACGGGTCCCCCCAACGGGACCAAGCCAATGCTCCGTCTGTGATAATCCCGAAATCGGGATCCAACATTTCCATCCTATGCGGTCGGACTTTCACCGAGCGGCAGCTACTGTCCGTGACCGGTTCCGGTGCGATTCAATCCAAACTTCCTCCGCTGGGCACGGTGATGTGTTTCCTCCCGGTGGAACTGAAATCAACGACCTACCTCTTGGCCGGCTACGAATCCGGTGTACTAATACTGTGGGACCTGAACACATCGAAGCCCCTGAGCCAGGTGCAACTAGGTGCTAGCGACGAATGCCTGATGGCACTAGACTACGATCCCGTGACGAATCGAGGCGTTTGCGGCGGTTCTTCGGATCGAATTATAATCTTTTCCATTGATCGCCAATCGATGGGTATCTGTAAGAAGTctgaaatttgtataaaaaataaggGTGTTCATCGGCTGCGGATCCGAAAGGACTTGAAGGTGTTCGCCAGCGGTGGTTGGGATGGTCGTATACGAGTGTTTTCCTGGAAAAGCCTGCGCCCGTTAGCCGTTTTGACCGAGCACAAAGGCGAACTGATGGACATAGTCTATTCGGACGAAAAGGTTTACATGTGGAAGGCTGTCATCATGGCTGCGGCCGGCTCAGATGGACAGATCTCGCTGTGGGATTTGTACAACTGA